The following are encoded together in the Montipora foliosa isolate CH-2021 chromosome 12, ASM3666993v2, whole genome shotgun sequence genome:
- the LOC137980533 gene encoding kelch-like protein 3 gives MADLSQPMPSDPSKHCQELIYRLDALRRKESFCDVTVSVKDKVFKAHRLVLAAASPFFLSLLVSDMREGKEQFIRIELDEATGSVMEEVLKYIYTGNVAITKETAYDIVAVADYLLLPGLKTLACDVLEENITIENCIFNYYFADKYQCLELMRDSRGFINSNFSSVMKTDDFLKLDIAQVMKWVSSDDVTVTSEEEIFKGIVNWVTHKKSERESNFAELLSQVRLKSISRKFLFNELVNEELVATSNKILNFVLRSMECINDPFCKDAAKTPRKCMERNTDVIFVCGGRTALCYVPQKDIWYQFPDMLVEHQGHAVVQYRDKVCIFGGQRIGKSRVIEYFLSSTNCWGTVEGRHESDVCSCLSVLDGCIYALFGRTIFLYKFDESLCEAVADPPTLRSFGACLVSDKRHLYLVGGNVSFRFEAFKTVERFEPILATWEEVAAMNEARVNAFGAAMNGKIYIAGGMNKNEVLKSCEVYDPSTDEWQVMSNLKVYRQAASMVCVQEALYVVGGFKDLQSSSRQLSVEVFQLLEHEWKSKSTIPTNFENENPGDRKKKIYHKACLAAIHKSLLEKLCRL, from the coding sequence atggcggaccttTCACAGCCAATGCCATCAGATCCATCAAAACACTGTCAGGAACTTATCTATCGTCTGGATGCTCTGAGAAGAAAAGAGAGTTTTTGCGATGTAACAGTATCAGTAAAAGACAAAGTATTTAAAGCTCACAGGCTTGTTTTGGCAGCAGCAAGCccgttttttctttcacttctcGTCAGTGACATGAGAGAGGGAAAGGAACAGTTCATCAGGATAGAACTTGATGAAGCAACGGGGTCAGTCATGGAAGAAGTTCTTAAATACATTTACACTGGTAATGTGGCAATCACCAAGGAGACAGCCTACGACATAGTGGCAGTAGCAGACTATCTTCTTTTACCAGGTTTGAAAACTTTGGCTTGTgatgttttggaggaaaacattacaattgaaaactgcatttTCAATTATTACTTTGCCGACAAATATCAGTGTTTGGAATTAATGAGAGACTCCCGTGGGTTTATTAACTCAAATTTTAGTTCAGTCATGAAAACAGATGACTTCCTGAAGCTCGATATTGCGCAAGTCATGAAATGGGTTTCCAGTGATGATGTTACTGTCACCTCCGAGGAAGAAATTTTTAAGGGAATAGTTAACTGGGTGACTCACAAGAAGAGTGAACGAGAAAGTAACTTTGCTGAATTGTTGAGTCAAGTCCGTCTGAAATCCATATCTCGCAAATTTCTTTTCAACGAATTGGTCAATGAAGAACTGGTAGCAACAAGCAACaagattttgaattttgtgTTGAGATCCATGGAGTGCATTAATGATCCCTTCTGCAAAGATGCTGCCAAGACACCCCGGAAGTGCATGGAGAGGAACACAGATGTGATTTTTGTTTGCGGTGGCAGGACAGCCTTATGCTATGTACCCCAGAAAGACATTTGGTATCAGTTTCCAGACATGTTGGTTGAACATCAAGGTCATGCTGTTGTTCAATACAGGGATAAAGTCTGCATTTTCGGGGGACAGCGTATTGGAAAATCGCGAGTAATAGAATACTTCCTTTCTTCCACTAATTGCTGGGGGACAGTTGAAGGAAGACATGAAAGTGATGTTTGTTCTTGTTTATCAGTTCTAGATGGTTGCATCTATGCATTATTTGGTCGCACCATTTTCCTCTATAAGTTTGATGAGAGTTTATGTGAGGCTGTGGCTGATCCACCAACTCTACGCTCTTTTGGAGCTTGTTTAGTCAGTGATAAAAGACACCTTTACTTAGTAGGAGGAAATGTTTCTTTTAGGTTCGAAGCATTTAAAACAGTGGAAAGGTTTGAGCCTATTTTGGCCACATGGGAGGAGGTTGCAGCTATGAATGAGGCAAGAGTTAATGCCTTTGGAGCAGCCATGAATGGCAAGATCTACATAGCAGGTGGCATGAATAAAAATGAGGTACTGAAGTCTTGTGAGGTATATGACCCATCAACTGATGAATGGCAAGTCATGAGTAACCTCAAGGTGTATCGTCAAGCTGCAAGCATGGTATGCGTTCAGGAAGCCCTTTATGTGGTTGGTGGCTTTAAAGACTTACAGTCGTCTTCAAGACAGTTATCAGTGGAAGTATTTCAGTTACTGGAGCATGAATGGAAAAGTAAGTCCACTATACCCACtaactttgaaaatgaaaatcctgGGGATAGAAAGAAAAAGATTTATCATAAGGCATGTCTTGCAGCAATCCACAAGAGTCTATTAGAAAAGCTGTGTAGGCTTTGA
- the LOC137980534 gene encoding kelch-like protein 3: MSQSSASIGMEEDVEVAEYEIEDLNTSASDSNMADLSQPMPSDPSKHCQELIYRLDALRRKESFLDVTVAVKDKEFKGHRLVLAAASPFFLSLLVSDMREAKEQFIRIELEEATGSVMEEVLKYIYTGNVAVTKENAHDLVAAADYLLLPGLKTLACDVLEENITIENCIFNNYFGDKYQCFELIGESRGFIYSNFSSVMKTDDFLKLEIAQVMKWVSSDDVTVTSEEEIFWE, encoded by the coding sequence ATGTCTCAAAGTTCTGCGAGTATTGGTATGGAAGAAGACGTAGAAGTAGCTGAGTACGAAATCGAAGATTTGAACACTTCCGCATCGgattccaatatggcggaccttTCACAGCCAATGCCATCAGATCCATCAAAACACTGTCAGGAACTTATCTATCGTCTGGATGCTCTGAGAAGAAAAGAGAGTTTCTTGGATGTAACAGTTGCAGTAAAAGACAAAGAGTTTAAAGGTCACAGACTTGTGTTAGCAGCAGCAAGTccgttttttctttcacttttggTCAGTGACATGAGAGAGGCGAAGGAACAGTTCATCAGGATAGAACTTGAAGAAGCAACGGGGTCAGTCATGGAAGAAGTTCTTAAATACATTTACACTGGTAATGTTGCAGTCACCAAGGAGAACGCCCACGACTTAGTGGCAGCAGCAGATTATCTTCTCTTACCAGGTTTGAAAACTTTGGCTTGTgatgttttggaggaaaacattacaattgaaaactgcattttcaataattactTTGGCGACAAATATCAGTGTTTCGAATTAATTGGGGAGTCCCGTGGGTTTATTTACTCAAATTTCAGTTCAGTCATGAAAACAGACGACTTCCTGAAGCTCGAAATTGCGCAAGTCATGAAATGGGTTTCCagtgatgatgtcactgtcACCTCCGAGGAAGAAATTTTTTGGGAATAG